One stretch of Manis pentadactyla isolate mManPen7 chromosome 10, mManPen7.hap1, whole genome shotgun sequence DNA includes these proteins:
- the LOC118908716 gene encoding LOW QUALITY PROTEIN: lysine-specific demethylase 4D-like (The sequence of the model RefSeq protein was modified relative to this genomic sequence to represent the inferred CDS: deleted 1 base in 1 codon; substituted 2 bases at 2 genomic stop codons) gives MEAMKSQANCTQNPSCRIMTFYPIEEEFNGFEKYIIYMESQGAHRAGVAKIIPPQGXXARKTYYDISDILIPTPLQQAVSGRAGVFTQYSKKKKAMTVGEYHYLANSAKYQAPPHSDFDDLERKFWKTWLYSSPIYGADVNGSLFDANTKQWNLRHLGTIQDLLEQECGVVIEGVSTPYLYFGMWKTTFAWHTEDMDLYSINHVHFREPKTWYSVPPEHGWHLECLAKELFPASAHSCRAFLRHKVALMSPTVLRDNRIPFSWVMREAGEFIVTFPYGYHAGFNHGFNCAEAINFAMPRWIDYGKAASQCSCGEARVSFPMDVFVHTLQHERYELWKRGQDQAAVNYLAPVATGSQEPGTWKELWATGRAALGLRDLPPRHLLSPARQVAARQGGPRRAPRLPAYRHRV, from the exons ATGGAGGCTATGAAGTCTCAGGCAAACTGTACCCAGAACCCAAGTTGTAGAATCATGACCTTCTACCCAATTGaagaagagtttaatggttttgagaaatatattatttatatggaatctcaaggTGCACACCGAGCAGGTGTGGCCAAGATAATC CCCCCCCAGGGGTGATAAGCCAGGAAGACATACTATGACATCAGTGACATCCTAATCCCCACTCCCCTCCAGCAGGCTGTCTCGGGCAGGGCTGGTGTGTTCACTCAATACTCCAAGAAGAAGAAGGCCATGACGGTCGGGGAGTACCACTACCTGGCAAACAGTGCTAAATATCAGGCACCACCACACTCAGATTTTGACGATTTGGAGCGAAAATTCTGGAAAACCTGGCTCTACAGTTCACCGATCTATGGCGCTGACGTCAACGGCTCCTTATTTGATGCAAACACTAAGCAGTGGAACCTCAGACACCTGGGTACCATTCAGGACCTGCTGGAGCAGGAGTGTGGGGTGGTCATCGAAGGTGTCAGCACACCCTACCTGTACTTCGGCATGTGGAAGACCACATTCGCATGGCACACGGAGGACATGGACTTGTACAGTATCAACCATGTGCACTTCAGGGAGCCCAAAACATGGTACTCGGTGCCCCCAGAGCATGGCTGGCACCTGGAATGCCTGGCTAAGGAGCTCTTCCCGGCCAGTGCCCACAGCTGCAGGGCCTTCCTGCGGCACAAGGTGGCCCTCATGTCACCCACTGTCCTCAGAGACAACAGGATCCCCTTCAGTTGGGTCATGCGGGAGGCTGGTGAGTTCATAGTCACATTTCCCTACGGCTACCACGCTGGCTTCAACCACGGCTTCAACTGCGCGGAGGCCATCAACTTCGCCATGCCGCGCTGGATCGATTATGGCAAAGCGGCCTCTCAGTGCAGCTGCGGGGAGGCCAGGGTCAGCTTTCCCATGGATGTCTTCGTGCACACCCTGCAGCATGAGCGCTATGAGCTCTGGAAGCGTGGGCAGGACCAGGCGGCGGTGAACTACTTGGCGCCCGTGGCCACGGGCAGCCAGGAGCCGGGCACCTGGAAGGAGTTATGGGCGACCGGGAGAGCCGCGCTGGGCCTCCGGGACCTGCCGCCCCGCCACTTACTGAGCCCTGCCAGGCAGGTGGCCGCGAGGCAAGGGGGCCCCCGCCGCGCCCCTAGGCTGCCCGCGTATCGGCACCGCGTGTGA